In a single window of the Elaeis guineensis isolate ETL-2024a chromosome 6, EG11, whole genome shotgun sequence genome:
- the LOC105034492 gene encoding uncharacterized protein translates to MAAHDGEKKVVEESPAEKERGAEEVVSVELPAPPGWRKKFMPKKGGTPYRNEIVFISPTGEEVKNKRQLDIYLRSHPGNPASSEFDWGTGDTPRRSARISEKAKATETPEGEKPKKRERKSSSKKGGNKNKDSDGVNEAPATEDATVEDTRAFDEKMKEAEGGEDKSKDEVVSVETAVKEGAVGQASLDEVKVNVEEKTEKLEESSKVDPAAAVPEEAEKEGEPETEKPADAEILPPATDEKEEASAETEMDNKVPENGTHKDNEASVPKDAPSMNCDDGQHQPQASPVNC, encoded by the exons ATGGCAGCCCATGACGGAGAGAAGAAGGTAGTCGAGGAATCACCCGCCGAGAAGGAGCGCGGGGCGGAGGAGGTCGTCTCCGTGGAGCTCCCGGCGCCACCGGGCTGGAGGAAAAAG TTTATGCCCAAGAAGGGTGGAACGCCGTATAGGAATGAGATAGTTTTCATATCACCAACAGGCGAAGAGGTTAAAAACAAGAGACAGTTGGATATTTATTTGCGTTCACACCCAGGAAATCCAGCATCTTCTGAATTTGACTGGGGAactg GTGATACCCCGAGACGCTCTGCAAGAATTAGTGAAAAGGCAAAGGCAACAGAGACCCCAGAAGGTGAAAagccaaaaaaaagagagagaaaatcaagctcaaaaaaaggaggaaataaaaataaagatagtgATGGTGTGAATGAAGCTCCTGCAACAGAGGATGCAACAGTTGAAGATACACGTGCATTTGATGAAAAAATGAAGGAAGCTGAAGGTGGTGAGGACAAGTCCAAAGATGAGGTTGTTTCTGTAGAAACTGCAGTGAAAGAGGGAGCTGTCGGACAAGCTTCGCTGGACGAAGTCAAAGTAAATGTTGAAGAGAAAACTGAGAAGTTAGAAGAAAGCAGTAAGGTTGATCCTGCTGCAGCAGTGCCAGAGGAAGCCGAGAAGGAAGGGGAGCCTGAAACCGAAAAACCAGCTGATGCTGAAATACTGCCTCCAGCAACTGATGAGAAAGAAGAGGCCTCAGCTGAGACAGAGATGGACAACAAGGTGCCAGAGAATGGAACCCACAAGGATAATGAAGCTTCAGTTCCCAAAGATGCACCTTCTATGAACTGTGATGATGGGCAACATCAGCCCCAGGCCTCTCCGGTTAATTGCTGA